A stretch of the Bordetella genomosp. 8 genome encodes the following:
- a CDS encoding sensor histidine kinase, translating into MVISNDKVSPAASRTNPSRRSGARMHRGEMSVGLPGAPAARRTAPCDDDNLHAILDLLPFAVLCADRHKAILHANPAAAALFGYPLQVLNGTPAGALLPRWASDTDGETVARRMDGTEFSVRLSVARPSEGTACDYLMTVTDLTVQQELDGNRCALVHLSRVSTLGQLAGSLAHELNQPLTAILSNVQAAQRLIDMAPDLDALREILDDLVKDNRRASEVLRKIRLLVRPGDRETEPVDLPDLIDDVVLLLHSDAIVRGIRLSVNVAARLPPVSGDKVQLQQVVLNLVLNAFEALAPRPSPERMVTIEAMMADEGTVRITVRDRGCGFTSDTLPRLFKPYVTSKREGLGLGLYISRSIVELHGGHIWVEQNQGQGAAIHFTLPAIMRGRRRSASRT; encoded by the coding sequence ATGGTTATCTCCAACGATAAGGTTTCTCCGGCTGCGTCAAGGACCAACCCGAGCCGGCGCTCAGGTGCCCGGATGCACCGTGGCGAAATGTCGGTCGGCCTGCCGGGCGCGCCAGCGGCGCGCCGCACGGCTCCGTGCGATGACGACAACCTGCACGCGATCCTGGACCTGCTGCCGTTCGCCGTGCTTTGCGCCGATCGGCACAAGGCGATCCTCCACGCGAATCCCGCCGCCGCCGCGCTATTCGGCTATCCCCTCCAAGTCTTGAACGGCACCCCGGCCGGCGCATTGCTGCCGCGATGGGCGTCGGACACCGACGGCGAAACGGTGGCCCGGCGCATGGACGGCACGGAGTTTTCCGTACGCCTCTCTGTCGCGCGGCCGTCCGAGGGCACGGCCTGCGACTATCTGATGACGGTGACCGACCTGACCGTGCAGCAGGAACTGGATGGCAATCGATGCGCGCTGGTTCATCTGTCCCGTGTGTCCACCTTGGGGCAGCTCGCGGGCTCGCTGGCCCATGAGCTGAACCAGCCGCTGACGGCCATACTGAGCAACGTACAAGCGGCGCAGCGTCTCATCGACATGGCGCCCGACCTGGACGCGCTGCGCGAGATCCTGGACGACCTGGTCAAGGACAATCGGCGCGCCAGTGAAGTGCTCCGGAAAATACGCCTGCTGGTCAGGCCCGGCGACCGTGAAACCGAGCCCGTCGACCTTCCGGATCTCATCGATGACGTCGTGCTGCTCCTGCATAGCGATGCGATCGTACGAGGCATACGGCTTTCCGTGAACGTCGCCGCGAGATTACCGCCGGTGTCCGGCGACAAGGTGCAATTGCAGCAAGTCGTCTTGAATCTGGTCCTCAATGCCTTCGAAGCGCTGGCGCCGCGGCCGTCGCCCGAGCGGATGGTGACCATCGAAGCCATGATGGCCGATGAGGGCACGGTGCGTATCACCGTGCGCGACCGCGGCTGCGGCTTCACCAGCGATACGTTGCCTCGGCTCTTCAAGCCCTATGTCACCTCCAAGCGCGAAGGCCTTGGGCTGGGCCTGTATATCAGCCGCTCGATTGTCGAACTGCACGGGGGCCACATATGGGTAGAACAGAACCAGGGGCAGGGCGCGGCGATTCATTTCACCTTACCGGCCATTATGCGGGGGCGGCGCCGGAGCGCCAGCCGGACCTGA
- a CDS encoding efflux transporter outer membrane subunit gives MRALATSVVIVVALGGCTLGPDYQRPEVPVPASFRFSDKDARQIVDTRWWAQFGDPQLNGLITIALAENKDVKIAAARVDQYLGQFETTRALLFPQIGAGVDAQRRRLPLGAAGRPEGVDTVFNGFSASLSASWELDVFGGLRRQTEAARAALLATEEGRRATILTLVTSVASSYVNLLSLDRQLDIARATTQSRAESVHVFELRFQYGEVSEMELAQSRSEYEASLATIPQLEMQIAQQEDALSVLLGHNPAAIARGRGLDGLVLPVVPAGLPSELLVRRPDLRQAEQNLIAANALIGAARALYFPSISLTGLLGTASGQFSSLFTGPSKVWSYVGSATVPIFTAGSIAGQVRQAEAQRQQALYQYEKAIQVAFQEVSDALVSLQKTKEAQVVQGRQVDALRTYAHMARLRYEGGYTSYIEVLDSERSLFNAQLAYAQTQGYVFAAMVRVYKAMGGGWVEDAEQMSQLGMSGGEEAVVAPAADQGAAEAASAAPASR, from the coding sequence ATGCGCGCCCTGGCCACATCGGTCGTCATTGTCGTCGCGCTGGGCGGCTGTACGTTGGGACCGGATTACCAGCGGCCGGAAGTGCCGGTGCCCGCGTCTTTCCGTTTCAGCGATAAAGATGCACGGCAGATCGTGGATACGCGTTGGTGGGCGCAGTTTGGCGATCCCCAGCTGAACGGGTTGATCACCATTGCGCTGGCGGAGAACAAGGATGTGAAGATTGCGGCGGCGCGCGTCGATCAATACCTGGGCCAGTTCGAGACCACCCGCGCCCTGCTGTTCCCGCAAATCGGCGCTGGCGTGGATGCGCAGCGCCGGCGGTTGCCGCTCGGCGCGGCAGGCCGGCCCGAAGGCGTCGACACGGTCTTCAACGGGTTTTCCGCTTCGTTGTCGGCGTCCTGGGAGCTCGACGTGTTCGGCGGTCTCCGGAGGCAGACCGAAGCCGCGCGCGCCGCCCTGCTGGCCACGGAAGAAGGGCGGCGCGCCACGATACTGACCCTGGTGACATCGGTGGCCTCGAGTTACGTGAATCTGCTGTCGCTGGACAGGCAGCTGGACATCGCCCGGGCAACCACGCAAAGCCGGGCGGAATCGGTGCACGTATTCGAGCTGCGGTTCCAGTACGGCGAGGTATCCGAGATGGAGCTGGCGCAGAGCCGCTCCGAATACGAGGCTTCCCTGGCCACTATCCCGCAGCTGGAAATGCAGATCGCGCAACAGGAGGACGCACTGTCGGTGCTGTTGGGCCACAATCCGGCGGCTATCGCACGAGGCCGCGGGCTGGACGGGCTGGTCCTGCCTGTCGTACCGGCCGGCTTGCCGTCGGAGCTCCTGGTCCGCAGGCCCGACTTGCGGCAAGCCGAACAGAACCTGATCGCCGCCAACGCGCTGATCGGCGCGGCGCGCGCACTGTACTTTCCGTCGATCTCATTGACGGGCCTGCTCGGTACCGCGAGCGGACAATTCTCCAGCCTTTTCACCGGGCCGTCCAAGGTATGGAGCTATGTCGGCTCGGCGACCGTACCGATCTTCACGGCGGGCTCCATCGCGGGGCAGGTCAGGCAGGCCGAAGCGCAGCGGCAACAGGCCTTGTACCAGTACGAGAAAGCCATACAGGTCGCGTTCCAGGAGGTCTCCGACGCACTGGTGAGCCTGCAGAAGACCAAGGAAGCGCAGGTGGTGCAAGGGCGGCAGGTCGACGCCCTGCGCACCTATGCGCATATGGCCCGGTTGCGTTACGAAGGGGGCTATACCAGTTACATCGAGGTGCTCGATTCGGAACGTAGCCTGTTCAACGCCCAGCTGGCCTATGCCCAGACGCAGGGATACGTGTTCGCGGCCATGGTCAGGGTTTACAAGGCGATGGGAGGCGGCTGGGTCGAGGACGCCGAGCAAATGAGCCAGCTCGGAATGAGCGGCGGCGAGGAAGCCGTCGTGGCGCCAGCGGCAGATCAGGGCGCGGCGGAGGCCGCATCCGCGGCGCCGGCGTCCCGATAA